In one Lolium rigidum isolate FL_2022 chromosome 3, APGP_CSIRO_Lrig_0.1, whole genome shotgun sequence genomic region, the following are encoded:
- the LOC124700755 gene encoding DNA-binding protein HEXBP-like — protein MSLLQDDDEEAFLLAVEAAEAAATKRRRLSASPSRTPAASEGSYLSALKGSHSSAWKQQQEALNLAHKRPGGYKAPGIITPDGGVQIAKGACFKCGDTSHWARECPQSLPASGGGGGGGGGGGGTGGGGVYVDTEVKVEEKECPCGSGTCLVLTSSTPRNPGRRFYRCPMKENGGCNFFEWCDAPSPGLANARSNTCFQSDASVVNMPCSCGAGTCLIFTTKAGINVGRQFYRCPAQGGSSCGFFKWCDDQQQPRTAAPLQASPPYQTGVASTNQNMSKSSSACFKCGQENHWAKDCPNQSSDPYSDKGGRTTLTPATSSDGCFKCGKAGHWSRDCPVATSGGGSGGGVAGSVKSSWNSRRY, from the exons ATGTCGCTGCTccaggacgacgacgaagaggccttcctcctcgccgtcgaggcagcggaggccgccgccaccaagcgccgccgcctctccgcctcccCTTCGCGGACCCCCGCCGCCTCCGAGGGGTCCTACCTGTCCGCGCTCAAGGGCAGCCACAGCTCCGCCTGGAAGCAGCAGCAGGAAGCCCTAAACCTAGCCCACAAGCGGCCCGGCGGGTACAAGGCCCCAGGCATCATCACGCCCGACGGCGGCGTACAGATCGCGAAGGGCGCGTGCTTCAAGTGCGGCGACACCAGCCACTGGGCGAGGGAGTGCCCCCAGTCCTTGCCGgcaagtggcggcggcggcggcggcggaggaggaggaggcggaaccggcggcggcggggtctaTGTGGAtacggaggtgaaggtggaggagaagGAGTGCCCCTGCGGCTCCGGGACCTGCCTCGTGCTCACGTCCAGCACGCCCAGGAACCCCGGTCGCAGGTTCTACAGGTGTCCCATGAAG GAAAATGGAGGCTGCAACTTCTTTGAGTGGTGTGATGCTCCATCTCCAGGCCTTGCTAATGCTCGTAGCAACACATGCTTTCAGTCAGATGCGTCGGTTGTGAATATGCCTTGCTCCTGTGGTGCTGGAACGTGCTTAATTTTCACCACAAAGGCAGGAATTAATGTTGGGAGGCAGTTCTATCGCTGCCCAGCTCAG GGAGGTAGCTCTTGTGGCTTTTTCAAATGGTGTGACGATCAACAACAGCCTAGGACAGCTGCTCCGctgcaagcttcaccaccatatcAGACTGgcgttgcctccaccaaccaaaaCATGAGCAAGAGCTCGTCGGCCTGCTTCAAATGCGGGCAAGAGAACCACTGGGCGAAGGACTGCCCGAATCAATCTTCAGATCCTTACTCTGACAAAGGTGGGCGGACAACATTAACTCCAGCAACCTCATCTGATGGGTGTTTCAAGTGTGGTAAGGCTGGTCACTGGTCCCGTGACTGCCCTGTTGCGACCAgtggtggtggtagcggtggTGGCGTCGCCGGCAGTGTCAAGTCGTCCTGGAACAGCAGGAGATACTGA
- the LOC124700757 gene encoding protein WHAT'S THIS FACTOR 9, mitochondrial-like, producing MRSLAKAQPPKPFSPLAAFVQSMGYVDVKMRWKKDASFDGVPVLAHARDLRPLAALARLLSPSPTPVSAVSKLRRSLETSDRRVAAFLRRFPAAFVESVGPEHDHPWFRLSAPAARLLQEERDVFAARRADIASRLRRLLLMSPARRLPLSVAQGMLWHLGLPEDYFRRPELDIGQDGFRILTTARDGDYHRDENDGKELGLIDDGRDQEMPLSVLQTNAIRRFGSADEVPIPLFPSKGLRLKHKIGDWLERFQKLPYVSPYEDFSNIQPGTDVSQKRVAGVLHELFSLFVTCSAERRRLLCLRTHLGLPQKFDRGIERHPHIFYLLLKEKTCFVVLKEAYMAGGDTAIEEHPMLAVRSKYAGLMEESREIIKRRRSGKPVQLDPEDQEESEDWKDANSIGTHYF from the coding sequence ATGCGGTCCCTCGCGAAGGCCCAGCCGCCGAAGCCCTTCTCCCCCCTCGCCGCCTTCGTCCAGTCCATGGGGTACGTGGACGTGAAGATGCGGTGGAAGAAGGACGCGTCCTTCGACGGCGTCCCGGTGCTCGCgcacgcgcgggacctccgcccgCTCGCCGCCCTCGCGCGGCTCCTCTCCCCGTCGCCGACCCCCGTCTCCGCGGTCTCCAAGCTCCGCCGCTCGCTCGAGACCTCCGACCGCCGCGTCGCCGCCTTCCTGCGCCGCTTCCCCGCGGCCTTCGTCGAGTCCGTCGGGCCCGAGCACGACCACCCCTGGTTCCGCCTGTCCGCCCCCGCCGCGCGCCTCCTGCAGGAGGAGCGGGACGTCTTCGCCGCCCGCCGCGCCGACATCGCCTCCCGccttcgccgcctcctcctcatgTCCCCGGCGCGCCGCCTCCCGCTCAGCGTCGCGCAGGGCATGCTCTGGCACCTCGGCCTCCCGGAGGACTACTTCAGGCGCCCGGAGCTCGACATCGGGCAAGATGGGTTCAGGATTCTAACCACCGCCAGAGACGGCGACTACCACAGGGACGAGAACGACGGCAAGGAGCTGGGGCTCATCGACGATGGGAGAGACCAAGAAATGCCGCTGTCAGTGCTTCAAACGAACGCCATACGGAGGTTCGGGTCGGCAGACGAGGTGCCCATCCCATTATTCCCGTCAAAGGGTCTCCGGCTGAAGCACAAGATTGGGGACTGGCTGGAGAGGTTCCAGAAGCTGCCTTACGTCTCTCCCTATGAGGATTTCAGCAACATTCAACCGGGCACCGATGTTTCACAGAAGCGGGTGGCTGGGGTGCTCCATGAGCTGTTCAGTCTGTTTGTGACATGCTCCGCCGAGAGGCGGCGGTTGCTTTGTCTCAGGACGCACCTCGGGCTGCCACAGAAGTTTGATCGAGGGATTGAGCGGCACCCGCATatattctacttgttgttgaaggAGAAGACGTGCTTTGTTGTCCTCAAAGAGGCATACATGGCTGGGGGAGACACAGcaattgaggagcaccccatgctgGCAGTGCGGAGCAAGTATGCCGGATTGATGGAGGAGTCTCGGGAGATCATAAAGCGTCGGCGAAGTGGGAAGCCTGTACAACTGGATCCTGAGGATCAAGAGGAGAGTGAGGATTGGAAGGATGCCAATTCAATAGGAACTCATTATTTTTGA